A genomic segment from Spinacia oleracea cultivar Varoflay chromosome 3, BTI_SOV_V1, whole genome shotgun sequence encodes:
- the LOC110796405 gene encoding ATP-dependent DNA helicase At3g02060, chloroplastic isoform X2, translating to MAATNFSLLQISDFCFKLSSNPQISTISINFKCPCRHQCRKVRLLVCNAVYTEGGSRTKSSLGKEKVSDSEFEPISALNERIRRDHGTRDAAKPGLDSKEAEKYIQLVKQQQQRGLEKLKGRSKEESGGVISYRVDPYTLKSGDYVVHKKVGIGRFVGIKFDLPKDGTEPIEYVFIEYGDGMAKLPVKQASRMLYRYNLPNEPKKPRTLSKINDKSAWEKRRTKGKVAVQKMVVDLMELYLHRLKQKRPPYPKCLAMAEFTTQFLYEPTPDQKQAFIDVEKDLTERETPMDRLICGDVGFGKTEVALRAVFCVVSAGKQAMILAPTIVLAKQHFDVISQRFSMYPNIKVGLLSRFQTKGEKEEYLRQIKKGELDIIVGTHSLLGNRVVYNNLGLLVVDEEQRFGVKQKEKIASFKTSVDVLTLSATPIPRTLYLALTGFRDASLISTPPPERVPIKTQLSAFSKENVVSAIKYELDRGGQVFYVLPRIKGLEEVMGFLEPSFPDVEIAIAHGKQYSKQLEETMENFSLGKTKILICTNIVESGLDIQNANTIIIQDVQQFGLAQLYQERLSALEECRELGQGFQLAERDMGIRGFGNIFGEQQTGDVGNVGIDLFFEMLFESLSKVEEHRIKSIPFQEVQLDININPHLSSEYINYLENPMELINDAEKAAEKDILSLVQFTEDLRRQYGKEPNSMEILLKKLYVKRMAADLGINRIYVIGRMVGMETNMTKNVFRMIKDSMASDVLRSSLIYDDGQIKTELLLELPREQLLNWIFQCIGELHASLPALIKY from the exons ATGGCTGCCACAAACTTTTCTCTCCTCCAAATTTCAGATTTCTGCTTCAAATTGAGCTCAAACCCTCAAATTTCCACCATCTCTATCAACTTCAAGTGTCCGTGTCGCCACCAATGTCGAAAAGTCCGGCTTTTAGTCTGTAATGCTGTTTACACTGAAGGGGGTTCCCGGACAAAATCATCCCTAGGGAAGGAGAAGGTTTCTGACTCGGAATTCGAACCGATTTCGGCCTTAAACGAGAGGATAAGGAGGGATCATGGTACTCGGGACGCTGCGAAACCGGGTTTGGATTCTAAGGAGGCTGAGAAGTATATTCAGCTTgtgaagcagcagcagcaaagaGGGTTGGAGAAGCTGAAAGGAAGAAGTAAGGAGGAAAGTGGTGGGGTGATTAGCTATAGAGTGGACCCTTATACTCTAAAGTCTGGGGATTATGTGGTTCATAAGAAAGTGGGTATTGGGAGATTTGTGGGGATTAAATTTGATTTGCCAAAAGATGGTACAGAACCTATTGAGTATGTGTTTATTGAGTATGGAGATGGTATGGCTAAGCTTCCTGTTAAGCAGGCGTCGCGAATGCTCTACCGATATAATCT TCCAAATGAACCAAAAAAACCACGAACACTTAGTAAGATAAATGACAAAAGTGCATGGGAAAAAAGGAGAACCAAAGGAAAGGTTGCTGTCCAGAAAATGGTAGTTGACTTGATGGAATTATATTTACATAGGCTTAAGCAGAAAAGGCCTCCGTATCCGAAATGTCTGGCAATGGCTGAGTTTACTACTCAGTTTCTTTATGAGCCCACACCAGATCAGAAACAG GCTTTTATTGATGTAGAGAAGGATTTGACAGAGAGAGAAACACCAATGGACAGATTGATATGTGGAGATGTTGGATTTGGCAAGACTGAAGTTGCATTACGTGCGGTCTTTTGTGTTGTTTCAGCAGGAAAGCAGGCAATGATTCTAGCACCAACTATTGTGTTAGCCAAGCAGCATTTTGATGTTATTTCACAGCGTTTTTCCATGTATCCCAATATCAAGGTTGGACTTCTGAGCAGGTTTCAG ACCAAAGGAGAGAAAGAGGAATACTTGCGCCAAATAAAAAAAGGTGAACTGGACATTATTGTGGGAACTCATTCACTTCTTGGAAATCGCGTTGTTTATAATAATCTGGGCCTCCTTGTAGTTGACGAGGAACAG AGATTTGGAGTCAAGCAGAAGGAGAAGATTGCTTCCTTCAAAACTTCAGTTGATGTCCTTACACTTTCGGCGACACCAATACCGCGGACTCTCTATCTAGCTTTGACAGGATTTCGTGATGCTAG TTTAATCTCAACACCTCCTCCAGAAAGAGTCCCAATAAAGACACAGCTTTCAGCATTCAGTAAAGAAAACGTAGTATCAGCAATCAAATATGAGCTGGACAGAGGTGGCCAAGTCTTCTATGTTCTTCCTCGTATAAAAG GACTTGAGGAAGTAATGGGTTTTCTTGAACCATCGTTTCCGGATGTTGAAATAGCCATTGCTCATGGAAAG CAATACTCGAAACAGCTTGAAGAAACAATGGAAAACTTTTCCCTGGGAAAAACTAAAATTCTTATATGTACAAATATAGTGGAAAGTGGATTGGACATTCAAAATGCAAACACTATCATTATTCAGGATGTTCAGCAATTTGGACTTGCACAGCTATATCAG GAGAGACTTTCAGCCCTTGAAGAGTGTCGTGAACTTGGCCAAGGCTTTCAGCTTGCTGAAAGAGACATGGGGATCAGAGGTTTTGGTAATATATTTGGTGAGCAGCAAACAGGTGATGTAGGAAATGTGGGCATTGATCTCTTTTTCGAGATGCTTTTTGAGAGCTTGTCCAAG GTTGAAGAACACCGTATTAAATCTATTCCTTTCCAAGAAGTCCAG ctTGATATAAATATAAATCCTCATCTCTCATCCGAGTACATTAATTATCTAGAGAATCCTATGGAATTAATCAATGATGCTGAGAAGGCAGCAGAGAAGGATATCTTAAGTTTAGTTCAATTTACAGAGGATCTGCGGCGACAATATGGAAAAGAGCCCAACTCAATGGAGATCCTATTAAAGAAACTTTATGTGAAAAGAATGGCTGCAGACCTTGGTATTAACCGAATATATGTCATTGGAAGGATGGTTGGCATGGAAACAAACATGACTAAAAATGTTTTCAGAATGATCAAGGACTCCATGGCTTCTGATGTTCTGCGTAGTTCACTGATATATGATGATGGACAAATAAAG
- the LOC110796405 gene encoding ATP-dependent DNA helicase At3g02060, chloroplastic isoform X3, which yields MAATNFSLLQISDFCFKLSSNPQISTISINFKCPCRHQCRKVRLLVCNAVYTEGGSRTKSSLGKEKVSDSEFEPISALNERIRRDHGTRDAAKPGLDSKEAEKYIQLVKQQQQRGLEKLKGRSKEESGGVISYRVDPYTLKSGDYVVHKKVGIGRFVGIKFDLPKDGTEPIEYVFIEYGDGMAKLPVKQASRMLYRYNLPNEPKKPRTLSKINDKSAWEKRRTKGKVAVQKMVVDLMELYLHRLKQKRPPYPKCLAMAEFTTQFLYEPTPDQKQTKGEKEEYLRQIKKGELDIIVGTHSLLGNRVVYNNLGLLVVDEEQRFGVKQKEKIASFKTSVDVLTLSATPIPRTLYLALTGFRDASLISTPPPERVPIKTQLSAFSKENVVSAIKYELDRGGQVFYVLPRIKGLEEVMGFLEPSFPDVEIAIAHGKQYSKQLEETMENFSLGKTKILICTNIVESGLDIQNANTIIIQDVQQFGLAQLYQLRGRVGRADKEAYAYLFYPDKSLLSDQALERLSALEECRELGQGFQLAERDMGIRGFGNIFGEQQTGDVGNVGIDLFFEMLFESLSKVEEHRIKSIPFQEVQLDININPHLSSEYINYLENPMELINDAEKAAEKDILSLVQFTEDLRRQYGKEPNSMEILLKKLYVKRMAADLGINRIYVIGRMVGMETNMTKNVFRMIKDSMASDVLRSSLIYDDGQIKTELLLELPREQLLNWIFQCIGELHASLPALIKY from the exons ATGGCTGCCACAAACTTTTCTCTCCTCCAAATTTCAGATTTCTGCTTCAAATTGAGCTCAAACCCTCAAATTTCCACCATCTCTATCAACTTCAAGTGTCCGTGTCGCCACCAATGTCGAAAAGTCCGGCTTTTAGTCTGTAATGCTGTTTACACTGAAGGGGGTTCCCGGACAAAATCATCCCTAGGGAAGGAGAAGGTTTCTGACTCGGAATTCGAACCGATTTCGGCCTTAAACGAGAGGATAAGGAGGGATCATGGTACTCGGGACGCTGCGAAACCGGGTTTGGATTCTAAGGAGGCTGAGAAGTATATTCAGCTTgtgaagcagcagcagcaaagaGGGTTGGAGAAGCTGAAAGGAAGAAGTAAGGAGGAAAGTGGTGGGGTGATTAGCTATAGAGTGGACCCTTATACTCTAAAGTCTGGGGATTATGTGGTTCATAAGAAAGTGGGTATTGGGAGATTTGTGGGGATTAAATTTGATTTGCCAAAAGATGGTACAGAACCTATTGAGTATGTGTTTATTGAGTATGGAGATGGTATGGCTAAGCTTCCTGTTAAGCAGGCGTCGCGAATGCTCTACCGATATAATCT TCCAAATGAACCAAAAAAACCACGAACACTTAGTAAGATAAATGACAAAAGTGCATGGGAAAAAAGGAGAACCAAAGGAAAGGTTGCTGTCCAGAAAATGGTAGTTGACTTGATGGAATTATATTTACATAGGCTTAAGCAGAAAAGGCCTCCGTATCCGAAATGTCTGGCAATGGCTGAGTTTACTACTCAGTTTCTTTATGAGCCCACACCAGATCAGAAACAG ACCAAAGGAGAGAAAGAGGAATACTTGCGCCAAATAAAAAAAGGTGAACTGGACATTATTGTGGGAACTCATTCACTTCTTGGAAATCGCGTTGTTTATAATAATCTGGGCCTCCTTGTAGTTGACGAGGAACAG AGATTTGGAGTCAAGCAGAAGGAGAAGATTGCTTCCTTCAAAACTTCAGTTGATGTCCTTACACTTTCGGCGACACCAATACCGCGGACTCTCTATCTAGCTTTGACAGGATTTCGTGATGCTAG TTTAATCTCAACACCTCCTCCAGAAAGAGTCCCAATAAAGACACAGCTTTCAGCATTCAGTAAAGAAAACGTAGTATCAGCAATCAAATATGAGCTGGACAGAGGTGGCCAAGTCTTCTATGTTCTTCCTCGTATAAAAG GACTTGAGGAAGTAATGGGTTTTCTTGAACCATCGTTTCCGGATGTTGAAATAGCCATTGCTCATGGAAAG CAATACTCGAAACAGCTTGAAGAAACAATGGAAAACTTTTCCCTGGGAAAAACTAAAATTCTTATATGTACAAATATAGTGGAAAGTGGATTGGACATTCAAAATGCAAACACTATCATTATTCAGGATGTTCAGCAATTTGGACTTGCACAGCTATATCAG CTGCGAGGCAGGGTGGGGAGAGCAGATAAGGAAGCTTACGCGTATCTGTTTTACCCAGATAAATCTCTGCTGTCTGATCAAGCGCTG GAGAGACTTTCAGCCCTTGAAGAGTGTCGTGAACTTGGCCAAGGCTTTCAGCTTGCTGAAAGAGACATGGGGATCAGAGGTTTTGGTAATATATTTGGTGAGCAGCAAACAGGTGATGTAGGAAATGTGGGCATTGATCTCTTTTTCGAGATGCTTTTTGAGAGCTTGTCCAAG GTTGAAGAACACCGTATTAAATCTATTCCTTTCCAAGAAGTCCAG ctTGATATAAATATAAATCCTCATCTCTCATCCGAGTACATTAATTATCTAGAGAATCCTATGGAATTAATCAATGATGCTGAGAAGGCAGCAGAGAAGGATATCTTAAGTTTAGTTCAATTTACAGAGGATCTGCGGCGACAATATGGAAAAGAGCCCAACTCAATGGAGATCCTATTAAAGAAACTTTATGTGAAAAGAATGGCTGCAGACCTTGGTATTAACCGAATATATGTCATTGGAAGGATGGTTGGCATGGAAACAAACATGACTAAAAATGTTTTCAGAATGATCAAGGACTCCATGGCTTCTGATGTTCTGCGTAGTTCACTGATATATGATGATGGACAAATAAAG
- the LOC110796405 gene encoding ATP-dependent DNA helicase At3g02060, chloroplastic isoform X1, whose protein sequence is MAATNFSLLQISDFCFKLSSNPQISTISINFKCPCRHQCRKVRLLVCNAVYTEGGSRTKSSLGKEKVSDSEFEPISALNERIRRDHGTRDAAKPGLDSKEAEKYIQLVKQQQQRGLEKLKGRSKEESGGVISYRVDPYTLKSGDYVVHKKVGIGRFVGIKFDLPKDGTEPIEYVFIEYGDGMAKLPVKQASRMLYRYNLPNEPKKPRTLSKINDKSAWEKRRTKGKVAVQKMVVDLMELYLHRLKQKRPPYPKCLAMAEFTTQFLYEPTPDQKQAFIDVEKDLTERETPMDRLICGDVGFGKTEVALRAVFCVVSAGKQAMILAPTIVLAKQHFDVISQRFSMYPNIKVGLLSRFQTKGEKEEYLRQIKKGELDIIVGTHSLLGNRVVYNNLGLLVVDEEQRFGVKQKEKIASFKTSVDVLTLSATPIPRTLYLALTGFRDASLISTPPPERVPIKTQLSAFSKENVVSAIKYELDRGGQVFYVLPRIKGLEEVMGFLEPSFPDVEIAIAHGKQYSKQLEETMENFSLGKTKILICTNIVESGLDIQNANTIIIQDVQQFGLAQLYQLRGRVGRADKEAYAYLFYPDKSLLSDQALERLSALEECRELGQGFQLAERDMGIRGFGNIFGEQQTGDVGNVGIDLFFEMLFESLSKVEEHRIKSIPFQEVQLDININPHLSSEYINYLENPMELINDAEKAAEKDILSLVQFTEDLRRQYGKEPNSMEILLKKLYVKRMAADLGINRIYVIGRMVGMETNMTKNVFRMIKDSMASDVLRSSLIYDDGQIKTELLLELPREQLLNWIFQCIGELHASLPALIKY, encoded by the exons ATGGCTGCCACAAACTTTTCTCTCCTCCAAATTTCAGATTTCTGCTTCAAATTGAGCTCAAACCCTCAAATTTCCACCATCTCTATCAACTTCAAGTGTCCGTGTCGCCACCAATGTCGAAAAGTCCGGCTTTTAGTCTGTAATGCTGTTTACACTGAAGGGGGTTCCCGGACAAAATCATCCCTAGGGAAGGAGAAGGTTTCTGACTCGGAATTCGAACCGATTTCGGCCTTAAACGAGAGGATAAGGAGGGATCATGGTACTCGGGACGCTGCGAAACCGGGTTTGGATTCTAAGGAGGCTGAGAAGTATATTCAGCTTgtgaagcagcagcagcaaagaGGGTTGGAGAAGCTGAAAGGAAGAAGTAAGGAGGAAAGTGGTGGGGTGATTAGCTATAGAGTGGACCCTTATACTCTAAAGTCTGGGGATTATGTGGTTCATAAGAAAGTGGGTATTGGGAGATTTGTGGGGATTAAATTTGATTTGCCAAAAGATGGTACAGAACCTATTGAGTATGTGTTTATTGAGTATGGAGATGGTATGGCTAAGCTTCCTGTTAAGCAGGCGTCGCGAATGCTCTACCGATATAATCT TCCAAATGAACCAAAAAAACCACGAACACTTAGTAAGATAAATGACAAAAGTGCATGGGAAAAAAGGAGAACCAAAGGAAAGGTTGCTGTCCAGAAAATGGTAGTTGACTTGATGGAATTATATTTACATAGGCTTAAGCAGAAAAGGCCTCCGTATCCGAAATGTCTGGCAATGGCTGAGTTTACTACTCAGTTTCTTTATGAGCCCACACCAGATCAGAAACAG GCTTTTATTGATGTAGAGAAGGATTTGACAGAGAGAGAAACACCAATGGACAGATTGATATGTGGAGATGTTGGATTTGGCAAGACTGAAGTTGCATTACGTGCGGTCTTTTGTGTTGTTTCAGCAGGAAAGCAGGCAATGATTCTAGCACCAACTATTGTGTTAGCCAAGCAGCATTTTGATGTTATTTCACAGCGTTTTTCCATGTATCCCAATATCAAGGTTGGACTTCTGAGCAGGTTTCAG ACCAAAGGAGAGAAAGAGGAATACTTGCGCCAAATAAAAAAAGGTGAACTGGACATTATTGTGGGAACTCATTCACTTCTTGGAAATCGCGTTGTTTATAATAATCTGGGCCTCCTTGTAGTTGACGAGGAACAG AGATTTGGAGTCAAGCAGAAGGAGAAGATTGCTTCCTTCAAAACTTCAGTTGATGTCCTTACACTTTCGGCGACACCAATACCGCGGACTCTCTATCTAGCTTTGACAGGATTTCGTGATGCTAG TTTAATCTCAACACCTCCTCCAGAAAGAGTCCCAATAAAGACACAGCTTTCAGCATTCAGTAAAGAAAACGTAGTATCAGCAATCAAATATGAGCTGGACAGAGGTGGCCAAGTCTTCTATGTTCTTCCTCGTATAAAAG GACTTGAGGAAGTAATGGGTTTTCTTGAACCATCGTTTCCGGATGTTGAAATAGCCATTGCTCATGGAAAG CAATACTCGAAACAGCTTGAAGAAACAATGGAAAACTTTTCCCTGGGAAAAACTAAAATTCTTATATGTACAAATATAGTGGAAAGTGGATTGGACATTCAAAATGCAAACACTATCATTATTCAGGATGTTCAGCAATTTGGACTTGCACAGCTATATCAG CTGCGAGGCAGGGTGGGGAGAGCAGATAAGGAAGCTTACGCGTATCTGTTTTACCCAGATAAATCTCTGCTGTCTGATCAAGCGCTG GAGAGACTTTCAGCCCTTGAAGAGTGTCGTGAACTTGGCCAAGGCTTTCAGCTTGCTGAAAGAGACATGGGGATCAGAGGTTTTGGTAATATATTTGGTGAGCAGCAAACAGGTGATGTAGGAAATGTGGGCATTGATCTCTTTTTCGAGATGCTTTTTGAGAGCTTGTCCAAG GTTGAAGAACACCGTATTAAATCTATTCCTTTCCAAGAAGTCCAG ctTGATATAAATATAAATCCTCATCTCTCATCCGAGTACATTAATTATCTAGAGAATCCTATGGAATTAATCAATGATGCTGAGAAGGCAGCAGAGAAGGATATCTTAAGTTTAGTTCAATTTACAGAGGATCTGCGGCGACAATATGGAAAAGAGCCCAACTCAATGGAGATCCTATTAAAGAAACTTTATGTGAAAAGAATGGCTGCAGACCTTGGTATTAACCGAATATATGTCATTGGAAGGATGGTTGGCATGGAAACAAACATGACTAAAAATGTTTTCAGAATGATCAAGGACTCCATGGCTTCTGATGTTCTGCGTAGTTCACTGATATATGATGATGGACAAATAAAG